The Naumovozyma castellii chromosome 5, complete genome genomic interval CATTGATTACCATTTGTTCCATTTGTGGTGGGTATGATAGTATATCGAGTTGTGTGAGATGTAGTAACAAAATATGTTCGTTACGATGTTATAAACTACATAATGAAACAAGATGCATTCACCGCTGATCAACTATAGaacagaatatattagCGATAATAAATGACATATTGTTATTTTAGGAGACGTATATACATTAGTAGATGTTATCCAATAATACTCTTTTAGTTTTCGGTATTgtcaaacaaataaattaagGCCTAAGTTATTTCGAATGTGTCCTAGAGAAAGATATAATTTGATCTTTTTAGATCTTTAAAAGCCCTGAGAGGGATAATTCATTATAAAATTATAATTGTCctgaataatttcttaaGTTTAGCGATCTATGTAAAAAAGTAGTAATATGATTTATCGaaaaaatatcttgatAATAGACATTGTGGATTACAAATTTTGCAATCTATAAATGATTTGAGCTAATGCCCATCCTAGAAAGTGCAACTGGGTGTTTTATTGATGTCCTAACTGGAAAGGTCTTTTTTTTAGGACAATCACTTTAGAACTTATCGCAGACCTGTCACACTTCTTAACAACAACAGtcaattattcaagaacatgaaagataaaaattataaaataatGTAATTAGAGCTCAATCCAAGTTGTATAAGCGCAACACGAacatatttataatatctCTTAATCTCCATCTGACTTCTGGTTTAATTAATTGCTGTGAGAATCATCAAGATCGAACCCATCAAAAAATCTAGCAAGGGAGAAACTAAATGGTATGGGAAATATTTGGGAAATCAACAGGAAACATCCGGGTCAcactgaaaaattttcatttttttgtcGTTTCTTTTTTGGTGATGCGatgacattgaaaaattagttggttaaatataaagaacTACGTACTTAAAGCAATTGTATACTGGCTTATTATAGCAAGTCAATTGGTAATAAAGCAATCAAATTAACGACAGAATGCCTCCAGTATCAGCATCAAAAGCCAAGAGAGAAGCCAAGAAGGCCGAAAGAGACGCCAAGAAGGCTGCCGAAGGTAAAAAACCTTCCCGTAGAATgggaaagaaaaaggatACCgaagaattagatgatgCTGCTGTTGCCGCAAAGGAGATTGCTAAATTGAAACTACAACAAGATGAACATGGTTTATCTGATCGTGTGACCACCGGTGTGTTGGCCTCTTTGGAAACTTCAAGagatattaaattgacCTCCGTATCATTGTTATTCCATGGTAAAGTCTTAATTCAAGATTCTCAATTAGAATTGAATTATGGGAGAAGATATGGTCTATTAGGTGAAAATGGGTGTGGTAAATCTACTTTCTTGAAAGCTTTGGCCACAAGAGAATACCCAATTcctgaaaatattgatatttaCTTATTAGATGAACCTGCTGAACCAAGTGAATATTCTGCCTTAGAATACGTTGTTAGAGAAGctcaaaatgaattaaagaGATTGGAAGATTTAGTTGAAAAATACATCGTGGAAGAAGGTCCAGAATGTGAATTATTAGAACCACTTTACGAAAGAATGGACTCTTTAGATCCTGATACTTTTGAAAGTAGAGCTGCCGTTATCTTAATCGGTTTGGGTTTCAATTCAAAGACTATCTTAAAGAAGACTAAAGACATGTCTGGTGGTTGGAAAATGCGTGTTGCTCTAGCTAAAGCCCTTTTCGTTAAGCCAACtctattattattagatgacCCAACTGCCCATTTAGATTTAGAAGCTTGTGTTTGGTTAGAAGAATACTTAAAGAGATTTGACAGAACTTTAGTTTTAGTGTCTCATTCCCAAGATTTCTTGAATGGTGTTTGTACTAACATGTTAGACATGAGAGCCCAAAAGTTGACCGCTTATGGTGGTAATTATGACTCTTATTGGAAGACTCGTTCTGAATTGGAAACTAACCAAACTAAACAATATaacaaacaacaagaagaaattcaacATATCAAGAAGTTTATTGCTTCTGCCGGTACTTATGCTAATTTGGTCAAGCAAGCTAAATCTAGACAAAAGATTTTAGATAAGATGGAAGCTGATGGGTTGATCCAACCTGTTCAAGCTGATAAAGTCTTTTCTTTCAGATTCCCACCTGTGGAAAGATTACCACCTCCAGTGTTGGCTTTCGACTCCATTTCATTCTCTTATGATGGTAATCCAGAAAATAATCtatatgaaaatttggatttcGGTGTTGATATGGACTCCAGAATTGCTCTTGTTGGTCCAAATGGTGTGGGTAAATCTACCTTGTTAAAGATCATGACTGGTGAATTGACTCCACAATCAGGTAGAGTTTCCAGACATACACATGTTAAATTAGGTGTTTACTCACAACATTCTCAAGATCAATTGGATTTAACCAAGTCTGCATTAGAATTCGTTCGTGATAAGTATCCAAACATCTCTCAAGATTTCCAATATTGGAGAGGTCAATTAGGTCGTTATGGGTTAACCGGTGAAGGTCAAACTGTTCAAATGGGTACTTTATCAGAAGGCCAACGTTCGCGTGTTGTTTTCGCTCTTCTAGCATTGGAACAACCAAATGTCCTACTATTAGATGAACCTACTAATGGTCTTGATATCCCAACCATTGATTCTTTGGCTGAAGCtatcaatgaatttaacGGTGGTGTCGTGGTGGTTTCCCATGATTTCAGATTATTAGATAAGATTGCTAAGGATATTTTCGttgttgaaaataaaactgCCACTAGATGGAACGGTAGTATCTTGGAATATAAGACGAAATTGGCCAAGAACGTTGTCTTATGATTTGGGtattatcatcatatttCCATACATCATTAATACACTTCATCtgtatttattatatataaactTTTCATATTTCCTTTTATAActaatatttcatttaattcaattcaatatcaaacgtaaataaaattcaatGCCATTCGTTACATAGTTATTCTATTAAATGCAAAGTTAAatctgaaaatgaatttaacCATTCCTTATCTTTTAACAGAGCCCCATTCTGGAAATTGGTTAAAATTTTACATTCCTTGAAATGTGTGTGTACTGAATCATAATTAATAACAGGTTCTTCAAACTTATATTTGGACTTATTTTTGTTAGTTCTTTTTTTCCTCTTGGATAcaaaagtttcaaattcatcatttgttgTAGTAATCTTAGCAGCAGGTTGTTGTGATTCCAAAAGGTGCTTCAATTTCGCTATATGAggatatttttcaaataattgcAGCAGGGTATATCTATCAGTATGTTCTATAACGTTATTTGCCAACCAAAATCGTGGGGTTTCCTCTTTTAATATGATTTCGGTGAGGTCTAACGGGGCatgaggaagaaaaaataaagtcTTTTCAGAGTTCCAATCCTTATCCGTTGGCCATCGCTCATCAATAGTCCAAGGGTCTACAATTCCTTCGATGTATTCTTTATCCTCTTTACTAAAGACTGGATCATAAATGGATACCGGGATGGTTTCTCGAGATCCCTTAACTTTAATAAAGTCAACCAATTCTAGCAGAAGAGCCAATTGATACTTGGCAGGTGTATCGTCATGGAAAGTTCCAATGGCGAGGCATCGTATTCTATCAATGTCGGTTATGTAAGAGTCTAATGCTTCGCATAAATCTTTGAACATTTGCGAGTCCTTTATGGTAGTCCTATATGCGGTAAgaacttcttcaaatgattttattttggaTATTTTGCCATTGTTCgtcttcttttctaaaATCTTCTTAGCTGAGTCCATGACTAAGCAATGTTTTTTCAGTTTGGTCTATTTCATTATGTTAGATGAATAGAAAGCagtaattttgaaaaatttccatCATTGATGAAGTTTATTATAACGCCTTTCATTTTGGTAGCGCCTCCCTTAATGATGATCTACGGAAActtgaatttaaagaagaagaatagaGACAAAAGATGACACAATAGAGACAAATACTTTCATTGAATTGAGAATACAAAGATGTagaaatataatataaataaagatTGAAATAAAGTGATGATTaggaaaggaaaaaaaaactgaTATAGTTCTAGATATACcattcaaataaatgatgaaaGGGTATATGAGACAGCTTAAGCGACAGTGAATTTaatcattgaaagataATAAAAAGTTGAGATACCAGATCTGAATAGATTATGTCATGTTTTGAAAAGGGAAAAGTGCCTCtataatttgaaagaaaaagttaGAGAAGggaaaaaaacaaataactCAATGAAGTCtctttaaaaaaaaaaaaaaaaaaagtggGAATACCTGAGAGTATTGGAACTTATTACCTCGCTGTAAAccaaaaaaagaaaaaaaatcaatcaaaaaaaaaggtGTTGAAGCAGCGGGTGAGAATGATTAGGTAAAACTTGGTTTTGGAAGGTTGCATTCCTGAGGGATAGCAGTGGCAAAAGAGGCTCCTGCAAATGATTGACTACCACGTCTTAcattattcttctttggagGTGAACGGGAGTTGAAGCTTGCGTTTGAAGTAGGTCTTGAATTGGATCTTGAAGTTGGTTTGGAATTGGTTGATGGACTTGCCATCGCAGTGTGTGGTGCAGAATGTTGTATTTGTCTCGAGgtagatgatgatgacgataaTGGTGGAACATGCATTGTTGATAGGTTGTTCccattgttattattagaatAAGGAAACATTAAATTCATATGAGCCGGTGTTGGTGAGACTGCATTATTTGGCATTTGGTTATTTGTACCACTAGTCAAACTGTAATGCACGTTTGAAACATAAGGATATCCTTGAAATGGATAGCCACCTCCAGTTCCAGGGATAGAGGATCCATTCCCGTGGATCAAAGGTGGAGGTTGAGGGGAATTTTGGTACTGTTGTTGGTAGGCAAATGGGCTTAAAGTTTGTTGAGGATATAGGCCAGGATGCATAATAGGAGGCGTCATGAGTTGAGGTTGTTGGTGTTGTTGCTGTGGAATAGGTGACAGACCCATTGGGTTTAATAGAGCTGCAGGTATGGTAGAGGGAGTGTTTAATGGCGATATAGTCGATGCAATATCATTGTTGCTAGTCACTGCCACTCGgttattgttgtttatCATTGGAGACgcagaagatgatgaagtttgAGATTTTAGTAAAAGATCCTTCAATGTTTGCGTTAGTCTATCAGTACTTTCTGATACAGATTGTTGTTCAAACTGCTTCTCTTGTTTCGAGTGCTTCTTAGGGCGAGAAGGTTTCTTTCCACTTGAGGAACCAGACTTATCATTATTCTGGTTGCCAAAATTTGGTTTTTCACCATTTGGAAGCAGCTGAGGTTCTGGGACATCagttttcttgttcttcttgtcGTGTTTACTCTTATGTTTCCTTTCTGTAGGGTTCAGTTTCTTCGGTTGATTCTTTACCTTGGGCACACTTATAGGTTTGTTCTTGGAATGGACGGGCAGTAGCCTCGAGCTGTTGAAGTACATTGTGTCCGTCGACATATTGTGATGCTATGTTTAATCTTTGGGGTGATACGGTATCAAACAGATGTGTCTAGTTGTTCGTGTTGTATATATGTAGTTGTGTGTTTTAAGATTGAAAGTGTgttctttatcttcaaatttgacTTCTCCTATGCCGCCGTCGCACGCGATGTATATACCAATATTGCATTTATGTATTATATTCCTATTATTTATCTAAAATCTTGGGCAGAGACCGTTTGCAATGGatcctcatcttcttcactgACGATCCACTCCGTCTCAGGATTTTCGTTCATTAATCTATCCCGCATAACTCTTAAGTAACCACGTTCTGTGTTGGAGTGGTTACATACGATGACTGCCTTGCCCAGTTCCTTGTACCTGAGGATCTCATGATGGGATAATTCACCCGTGTAGTAAAGATCTACATCCTCTGATACCTCCTTGAACACGCCAGACCCACTACCTGCACATAACGCTATTTTCTTAATCTTTTTATCAAAGTTTTTATTCAGAATACTCACCTGAGCATGCTGTAATCCCAATGATTTTTGAACGTTTGCAATAATTGCCCTGAATGGCAGTTCCTGCTTCAAAGTGACCACACGACCATATCCTACCTCACCATCGTCTTCACCTTCTGTCCCCGCCACGGCTTCAATAGCGACATTGGATTCGATTATGGAGCTATCATAGTTGACTAACCCATAGGCTAACCAATCATTAACCCCATCCTTAGCAGCATCTACAGCAGTATGTGGAGAGTATACAGATATACCattttgaatcaaatcAATGGCACTGCGATGTTGTGGATTCTTGCAGGGGTTAATAGATTTCCAACTGGGGAAAATGAAAGGGTGATACGCCAGGATCAAACCACATTTTTTCCTGATAGCCTCTTGAGCAACAGCTGTAGTCAAGTCGACCGTGAGAAGAACCTGTACTTTTTTAACGGCTGGTGCCATGTCAGAGCTACTGTTAATAAGGAGACCCGTATTGTCCCAAGCCTTATCCGCATAATGGGCTGGGTAGAACTTAGTAATGGTATCTACGattgttttcaattgagTAGTGCTTAATGCAATCGATTTATTGGCACTCATTTTTGCTTTAGTAGGTGGTATTAACCTATGTATAATCGTCGATGGGATTGTTCATGTGGTAACGTCAAATAGGgcatttttcattgttttcttcGTTGTTGCCGAGTGAGAATTAACGTTTTCTATGAAGCAAGAATAAATCTCTTTTTTATATTCAAGTTAACAAGGGATTACAAGTCGAAAGATGGTCGAAAGATACGAATAGTGTGGTATTTCTAATTACGACagcaaagaaaataaaacaaagtATATTAGTAGCTGCTAGAAAGACTACTGATATATCATCTATTGAATGAGTTTCCTTGGTCTTTCATTTATACCTCCTTGCATAGTGTTCAATTCTGGGTATCTATTCTAACTTCTTTTCaacaactttttttttgctttcttcttgttgtgTGTAAGGTGTGTTACGATACTGTTCATAAGTATATGTATTCCATGGCTCAAAATTTGAGCTTTGTTTTTGGGTTCCTCTTTATGGCGACAGTTGGTTTTAACTTACAAAGTCATAGAAATTATTTCCAAACAAATTATGTTACAATCCATTTTACAAATAGCCTACAAAATAATGTTTATAAGGATATTCTAGTTGTATTTTATGTGACACTCGATAACGTCCGATTACCCTGTctgaaaattcaaaatgaatCTCAAATTCTGTGATAGAAATCAATAATGGCAATGGAGTAGTCATAGAGAAAATGTTGGATACGTAGTGAAACTCAAGGAATGCTTACGGGAGGGCAAAGAAGAAGGCAGAAAGGGGTCATCATTTTTCTCAATGAGGTAATTAAtgtttttaataaaatttgaaaGCTAAATAAATACATTCAGctacaaaaaaaataaattcatttcaCACTCAGTTCATTGTAGTAAGTTCAAAACTGATAAGTTAACATAAGTTTCAAAAGTCTATATATGTCTGAACTGTCCACAATCTCATGAGAAGTTCATACCAATGAAATAATAGTAGCACAAATTAGATAACTATGCATGAACGTCTCTGGTTGTCTACTTTCCAAATACTGGCCAGTGATCTCCTGAATTCTATCTTAACGTTGCTTTGCACAGTCTTTCAAAACTTTTGACCAGAACACCACCTACAAGTACCCCTGACTTCGCAGCAATGGAACTCCTACGTTGAATAAGGCGGGCAAATTATCAGATTGCCTTATTCCTTTGGcattaattcaaaaattaaagCCAGCTATGAACTCTGATTGAACCTTTGAGCTTTCTTTCCAGCATACTGCAGTTTACGTGCTGTGGCCCCCACTTCCTCATCCATACTATCCAGTAACTCATTTTGCTGGCTGAGTTCGTTGTTCAACTCTATAGATAAGTCCTTTTGTCGACGGATCACCGTGTGTAATTGAGCCAACTCTTGATCTTGTTCCTTCGTGATATCCTTCTGTTCCTGCAACATTTGTTGGACGGAACCCTGGTCTCCTCCTCCTAGTTTCCTCCTCCCCGTAGTAAGTTTAACCCCTGACCCTGATGTGTTTGTACGGTTCATAGAAAACAAATCGTCCTGTGAAGATAATTTCATGTCCGATGGAGCAGTTTCGAATATTAAATCGTTTAAATCTTGCTTCAATGTGGACAGTAAATTCTTGTATTTATTCACCTCGACAGGGTCTTCATTGGAGGGAAACTTTGTTAACCAATTCTCAAGGTCAGTCAAGGATAGTCTTAGTTTCATGGATTTCATATTTCTATCCTTGCCATTTTGTGATTTCTTGATTTCctcaaaaatatttttacaATCCCTGAATTTTTCTAGCCAACTCTTGAGACTGTTTAATTGCTTTGCTGGTGATTCTTGATGATCTCGGAGTCGATAGTCATTCCAATTTAATGGTAATTGCAAAAACACTCGAACTAGTTCCGAGTTCTTCCATTTGGtatcaaatgaatcattaaGCATGTCACTTACAAATTTTGCCAATTGAATTCGTCTCTCTTCAGTGATAACAGGGTCTATACTAGTGGTGCTTCTGGTCCAAACGTTAAATATGGGACCATGGTGCCGACTGGGCAACTCATACGGTAATTCGGAATTAAATTCCTTCTCTAAACGCCTCTTCAACTCCAAAAACTCAGAGAACCTTTTATAAATGTGTCTATCCTCCAATACTTGATTGTCATCATTCATAGGATCCTGGTCCCGATCATCCACAACCACTTTCAGATGAATCCCGTAGTTGGCGTAAGAATTGTTAACAATATTCACGTCATCTATGTTTACCTGAGCCATCAATCTCTTCCTCATCTTTTTATGTAACCacaatcttttcttaaGCTTACCAACTTGAACTATTCATCCTTTACCAATTTCTCAACAccttgaaatttcataCGCTACTActtaaaaaatataatatgcCTTGAACAAAACGTATATGAAAACTAACAGCAGATTGAGGAATCAAAAGAATTACGCTTGACCAAGCAAAAACAATATGTCTAAAGTGTTTATCTCTACTACGAACTGTGGGAAGGCTCACGACGctgatattttcaaagtAGCCATATCTATACCATTCACCATTACCGCCTCGGGTGATGGATATATCAAACTATGGAAGAATAAACTATTGGAAAACGAACAACCTCGCGATCATTACATATCacaatttattaataagaCAGGTGTACATCATGTTGATGTGTTTCATTCCATGGAGGCAgagaatttggaattgcTAATTATTACTTGTGTTTCGTTCTCTGGTGAGATATCATTTTGGCAATTTGATTTTaatgagaagaaattgaacaGGATTGAACTGTTTGATTCTCCTGAATGGAATAAGAAGTCATTTTGGGCCATCAAATGGCTAAAATCTGACGATCAAGTCTTGTCTCATAGATTGGCCGCTACTGATGTCAAGGGAACTACTTATGTCTGGAAATTCAATCCTTTCCCCAAGGATGATGGTATCGAGAACACGGATAAAACGATGACAATGAGTAAGTTACAATTACAAGGTGAAATGCCTCCACCTTCTGCAGAAGCTGTATTTGCCACATGTGTCGATATGTCTCATAATGGACTTATTGCCACTGGGTTTGCCAATGGTACTATTGTCGTTTCTCAATTAAGTACATTAAGACCATTATACAATTTCGAAGGGTTTGGCATTCAAggaattgaacaaaatagTAATACTGTACGTGCCGTTAAGTTTTCTCCCGCTGGTTCGCTACTTGCTGTGGCCAATGACTCAGGTTCATTTGGTTGTGTCGCTTTATATGAGACTCAATTTGGAGAAAGAATTGGGAATCTTACTGTCCCCACGCATAGTGGACAGTCTAGTGTGGAGTCATTTGCTCATAGTGGTTGGGTATTTGCCTTGTCATTTAATTCCACTGGTGAATTCTTGGCTACTTCTGGTTATGATAGTAAAGTGAGAGTTTGGGATGTTAAATCCAAGGAACGTGTTACTACCCTTAATATCACAGCTGgtgatattgaaaatgaagatgatattttgttggaggatgaaaatggtgattcattaaaatatcCACCTGTTTTAGACGTCTCGTTTATTAATAAGGGTATCAGAAGTGGAATGAATAGTGATGTCAATGAGGGATTGTGTTGTGTTTGTTTAGATAGAAGTATTAGATGGTATAGAGAAGCTGGTGgtaattaaataatttactaaatttaatataatatgCATAATAAATGATTAAAAAGTCAATTAAAGAgtaaaattaaaaaaaatatattaaaaaaattaaaaaaaattattataaatgTATAGATTGTAGTGtttaaaaaagaaaacttcttcatcaggATCACTCATTTAAGAGCTCCATCTTGAGcgaaaaaatattatcattgagaaataaatatgtttttttttctggTTTGTTCGCAAGAAATAGGAAGTAAGATTTTTTCGTTATGATCAGTATTtatctatttcttcttttaaaaGAAGATATAGCTGAACTCTCCTTTTTCTTGGATTATTGtatatgaattttttttttgaagtGTTTGTAAATCgcatttaatttttcctttattttagattttggaaaaaagACAGGTGGAATATATTGCCTTAATATACCGTTGAGTATGAGTAGTAAGGGTTCTCAAAATTagataaatttgaagttgGCATTGTATTTAAAGAATCGTCAAACTGCCAAGTAGAATTTGTACCAAATTGAGAAAACTGTGGGTGTGGTTGCTTCTTGGAACCACAACCATAATTGAATTGAGtattaaaattataatTGCTATCAATCGAAATTGGTGAACTCATaaaattattgttgttgttcaCACTAGGAGGAACATATGAACTCTTATCATCGGCGTAGTAACATGGAGAAGATGAGAATACATTATTATTCGAAGTGTATCTTGGAGTTTCGTAACCAGGTGAAGGAGCCACAGTGTAATTATTTGTagatgatggtgatggaAGATGGTACATTGAATTTGTGGCATGTTGAATTGATGGAAGTTGTGGAGTAGTACTCTTAACGTAATCTTGGCAATACATTTTAAAAGCAAATGCCAAATCTTCATAGAGCATGaatttatcatcaaatAAACTCCACTCAAATACATTCAACCATGTTCTTTCATActcattaattaattgaatatccATACCAGTAGCTTGTGACCAAGATTTATTGGTAAATgttttatcatcattaaatttatttgcCAAGATAAAGGcaatcattgaattttgataaatgaCATTGACAGTATTACCACCAATAGATTCAATACCTGCAgataatttatcaatatacttgaataaataatcgATGGCTAAGAAGATGGACACTGAAGGTAATCTAGTAGCATTTAAGACAGAATGAATAcctttaatgaaaatatcagCAGTTTGATTAGATCCagaattttcattaatcaaAGAAGCACTGGTTCCAAAAGCAATATAAGCATTCTTAACGAAAAACTCAGAcattaatttaatatcatAATCCAATACTTGAGAGACACCTCCATTGACCTTTTCTGATTTAGCAGCATTAATCTGTGCTGGAGGTTGCATAATTGGAATATTGTTTTGAtaaccattattattgttattattattaaataacaAACCtggaggtggtggtggtggaggAGCATGATGAGCGGGTAACAACATAGATTGACtatgatgatgaaagtTGTTTAATGGTGGATATCCATTACCattcatattattattgtttgcAAAATATGATTGAACATTTGGTTGCACAGGAATAATTGGCAATGGATGAGCATTAGGAGGgacagcagcagcagcaggTATATCATTTCTTGTTGATGATACCTGTGGGTAATAGCTGTATTGGTTCATGGTTGGGAGTTGGTGATATTGAATATCATTTAGCGAATGAGTTGGATAATGATGACCCATAGGTTTTGAAGGTAGTTGATTACCCATAAAACGTGAATGTTCAACACTGATTTGGTTGGGATAATAATTAATAGCACTTgccattattaattaataaaacaGGAGAAAAAAATGTGATCAggtaaaataaaaaataaaccTTTTGATTTGAGATCTTGACTTAGAAGCTAAAATGAAAAAAGTAgcaaataaaaaaagatttgttgtttgttatATGAGACGATAGAATATAATTGTTGGATTCacaatatatattcaaaacGTTTCAATAAGTAAgacaaattaaatgaataattATCTTGAATATCTCTTGAGTGTAAGTTTCTGAGAGATAATAGGTTGtatccaattcaaaaaaaagaGAGACAATGAAGACTCGTAATAATATAACCAAAAAGTGTAATGGAAATAAAATGTCCGAGAAGCTTATTGCTTATTGttttggtgatgatgagatagaaatgaattaaaaCTTGAAACCACCTAAAAGTGCACTATTTGATACCGACCAGCCAGGTTTGTTTTTAATTCAAACACGAGCAAAAATGGAAGGAAGCAGTTAAAGAAAAGGATAAAACGCCTTTTGCTATAACTCAATAGTTGGAAGCAGCAATGATATACTAAAGAGTATGAGAAAACCAGGAAATTATGAAGAATGAGACTTCTGTAATAacctttccaatttgaagtTGGAGAGTAGTTTTCTTGTAAggtttctttaatatagTCAAACCCTGTCAGTTTTAGGAAGGATGCAGTTAATTTCTTATCGTTGgatagaagaaattgggGGTCTTAGTTCTCTGAGAGAGGCAGAGAGAGTCAGATCAGAGGGTGAGAAACACCTCTTTGTTATATACCTCCAGTGGTGGGTCGTCCACCTTACGGGGTTCAATGAATTTCGCTGTgaatggaaaaaaaaaattctcaGCGACACAAATTTGTCACTCAAACTGGGCAGGGTAACGTTTATCAGGAATATATTACTTCTTGGTGTGTTTATATTGTAAACTTATCAAAAGGTGTATTGGGTGTGCTATTTTTTTACTAAAAGCTACATTGGGCTGTGAGCTTGCGTCTATTTCATCTATACAGTTATTGACAGAAGCACTATCTCGTAAAAactatattatattatatgCTATGTTTTTTGGTATGCTATACTACGTGTCCGTGACTAGACGGTGACTTAGTAGGGATGTTCGTAGGGAACGGGGTTTTCTGGAGGAAGCAGGAGTTGGTGCTGGTGTATCCTGCATGCTCATGGTTTCATCCTGTAACAAAGGTTCTGGCTGATCCCAGGCGTCTGCATCTGTTTCTGCTGTGACACTCATGTTTATATCCACATCAGAGGTATCAGGTAGCCATCGTACTTTCTTTAATGGAGCTGAAGATGTCGCCGTTGCTGCTGTCATTTCGTTCTTGGTCGCTCTATATTCTAATTTTTCCTCTCTGACACCATaatcttcattaattaaCAACTTACCAAACTCTTCAAACTCTTCATCCAATTTGATTAAATCTTGTATCACATTGGCTAAATTTTGTTCATTGGCCAAACACGTGGACAAGAATTTGCACCTTTGcattaatatttcattttgaaataatttttc includes:
- the ARB1 gene encoding ATP-binding cassette family ATPase ARB1 (ancestral locus Anc_3.534) encodes the protein MPPVSASKAKREAKKAERDAKKAAEGKKPSRRMGKKKDTEELDDAAVAAKEIAKLKLQQDEHGLSDRVTTGVLASLETSRDIKLTSVSLLFHGKVLIQDSQLELNYGRRYGLLGENGCGKSTFLKALATREYPIPENIDIYLLDEPAEPSEYSALEYVVREAQNELKRLEDLVEKYIVEEGPECELLEPLYERMDSLDPDTFESRAAVILIGLGFNSKTILKKTKDMSGGWKMRVALAKALFVKPTLLLLDDPTAHLDLEACVWLEEYLKRFDRTLVLVSHSQDFLNGVCTNMLDMRAQKLTAYGGNYDSYWKTRSELETNQTKQYNKQQEEIQHIKKFIASAGTYANLVKQAKSRQKILDKMEADGLIQPVQADKVFSFRFPPVERLPPPVLAFDSISFSYDGNPENNLYENLDFGVDMDSRIALVGPNGVGKSTLLKIMTGELTPQSGRVSRHTHVKLGVYSQHSQDQLDLTKSALEFVRDKYPNISQDFQYWRGQLGRYGLTGEGQTVQMGTLSEGQRSRVVFALLALEQPNVLLLDEPTNGLDIPTIDSLAEAINEFNGGVVVVSHDFRLLDKIAKDIFVVENKTATRWNGSILEYKTKLAKNVVL
- the BER1 gene encoding Ber1p (ancestral locus Anc_4.279), translating into MDSAKKILEKKTNNGKISKIKSFEEVLTAYRTTIKDSQMFKDLCEALDSYITDIDRIRCLAIGTFHDDTPAKYQLALLLELVDFIKVKGSRETIPVSIYDPVFSKEDKEYIEGIVDPWTIDERWPTDKDWNSEKTLFFLPHAPLDLTEIILKEETPRFWLANNVIEHTDRYTLLQLFEKYPHIAKLKHLLESQQPAAKITTTNDEFETFVSKRKKRTNKNKSKYKFEEPVINYDSVHTHFKECKILTNFQNGALLKDKEWLNSFSDLTLHLIE
- the EDC1 gene encoding Edc1p (ancestral locus Anc_3.533) — protein: MSTDTMYFNSSRLLPVHSKNKPISVPKVKNQPKKLNPTERKHKSKHDKKNKKTDVPEPQLLPNGEKPNFGNQNNDKSGSSSGKKPSRPKKHSKQEKQFEQQSVSESTDRLTQTLKDLLLKSQTSSSSASPMINNNNRVAVTSNNDIASTISPLNTPSTIPAALLNPMGLSPIPQQQHQQPQLMTPPIMHPGLYPQQTLSPFAYQQQYQNSPQPPPLIHGNGSSIPGTGGGYPFQGYPYVSNVHYSLTSGTNNQMPNNAVSPTPAHMNLMFPYSNNNNGNNLSTMHVPPLSSSSSTSRQIQHSAPHTAMASPSTNSKPTSRSNSRPTSNASFNSRSPPKKNNVRRGSQSFAGASFATAIPQECNLPKPSFT
- the NIF3 gene encoding uncharacterized protein (ancestral locus Anc_3.531), which gives rise to MSANKSIALSTTQLKTIVDTITKFYPAHYADKAWDNTGLLINSSSDMAPAVKKVQVLLTVDLTTAVAQEAIRKKCGLILAYHPFIFPSWKSINPCKNPQHRSAIDLIQNGISVYSPHTAVDAAKDGVNDWLAYGLVNYDSSIIESNVAIEAVAGTEGEDDGEVGYGRVVTLKQELPFRAIIANVQKSLGLQHAQVSILNKNFDKKIKKIALCAGSGSGVFKEVSEDVDLYYTGELSHHEILRYKELGKAVIVCNHSNTERGYLRVMRDRLMNENPETEWIVSEEDEDPLQTVSAQDFR
- the VAM7 gene encoding Vam7p (ancestral locus Anc_3.525), which gives rise to MRKRLMAQVNIDDVNIVNNSYANYGIHLKVVVDDRDQDPMNDDNQVLEDRHIYKRFSEFLELKRRLEKEFNSELPYELPSRHHGPIFNVWTRSTTSIDPVITEERRIQLAKFVSDMLNDSFDTKWKNSELVRVFLQLPLNWNDYRLRDHQESPAKQLNSLKSWLEKFRDCKNIFEEIKKSQNGKDRNMKSMKLRLSLTDLENWLTKFPSNEDPVEVNKYKNLLSTLKQDLNDLIFETAPSDMKLSSQDDLFSMNRTNTSGSGVKLTTGRRKLGGGDQGSVQQMLQEQKDITKEQDQELAQLHTVIRRQKDLSIELNNELSQQNELLDSMDEEVGATARKLQYAGKKAQRFNQSS